The window AatacatcttataatgcaggaaactcgggaatgtccctttaactcatCAAAAACATCTTTAAAGAGGACAATTTGTtttgatattaattatttaaaaaatttcatgCACCTAATTATTCAGCAATGGATTTAATAGATCTCTCAGTGaccaccttcccacagacaggatagcacatgccacggcctatgaggtaccaatcgtggtgcactgactggagcgagaaatgccTCCCTCCCCCATATCAAAGCCAATTAATGTCAATGAATTTGTGGGTAGGGGTGGAGGGAGGGGGTATAAAccaaaatgtatgtaaaaagaaaacatttataaatgtctaaaaatataaaaccaacGACATGCAAAGCATCATAATTTAGAAATATAAATCACAATTATGTGAAACAAATCCCCACAAAAACGTTCAAGCACATGTGGTACACTTGACTTTCTCTGTTTTTATATGATAGGAAGTTGTGTATCTACTTGATTTTCATCCATGACACatccttaaaatatttattaccattTTAAGGCCCTGATTCGAGGACCCCCAACCATGGCATTGTCTGTTTGATCTCGggcaattaaaacaaattaaaacaattaactaTCCAGAACCCAATTTCATGTAGGCTTTACTAATACAAATAGCATGTGAAATGTTAGTGAATAATAGTCTAGGTGAATTATAATCTGTttcatatcaattttattactagtatgatatatatatatatatatatatatatatatatatatatatatatatatatatatatatatatatatatatatatatatgggaggGCGATCTAGCTAATGTGAAATGTTAGTGAATAATAGTCTGTttcatatcaattttattactattatgatatatatatatatatatatatatatatatatatatatatatatatatatatatatatatatatatatatatatatatatatatatatatatatatatatatatatatatatatatatgcgagggggatctagctcatatGAAATGTTAGTGAATAATAGTCTAGGTGAATAATAGTCTGTttcatatcagttttattactattatgatatatatatatatatatatatatatatatatatatatatatatatatatatgggaggGGATCTAGCTCATGTGAAATGTTAGTGAATAATAGTATAGGTGAATAATAGTATAGGTGAATAATAGTCTGTTTCACATcagttttattactattatcatatatgtatatatgggaatgaatgaatgaatgtttaacgacaccccagcacgaaaaatacatcggctattgggtgtcaaactatggtaatgcaaataaataaagtgatgatcaacatcaatataaaaattcaaggtttaaacaaaaacagtgtaaagaactgtgcaaaaatacaaatacaaatatcacagaattttacggacaccgaattttactctaaacttcaatttgtgctgtattggccattctcaaagagaatgttacacccctgcaccacggtgaggttacagcacgcgcagggggtaTATATGGGAGGGGGATCTAGGTCATGTGAAATGGTAATGAATAATAGTCTACGTGAATAATAGTCTGTttcatatcagttttattactattatttcatGGCTTACATTGGTTGACAACTTTCTGTGgactcatttttagttattcAAAGTATAACAAAAATTCGAGAACCCAATGTTCCAAGTACAGTCTGATATTCACTTGTATCTCAACTTCAACATCTGACCCATTGACACttattactctttttttcactAAGGAACAATCATCATGAATcataaacaaactttgtttcatCATATGAATACGAATCTGGCAATTTTCTTATTGTTTCCATTTTGTAGTCTGCTTGTCCTGTCCCAACAAGACAATAAATCAGGTTCTATCCATAAAAACAAGCATGGCATGGCTTCTAGCTTCAGTCTGTACTAGTTCTGTACCTGAAATGCTAAATTCaattataatacaaatgtattcatGTAGCTAAGCTTAATATGTTTTgcacttatttttaaatcaacaaacaGGAAACAATAGGAGTGTCTGTTTAAAGAGCCTCCGCAGATCCTATAGTATAGCTACTTTAGTACTTAgtatttgacatacatgtatggtatttTTGGCACTTGGACTagtgagaaaagaaacctgGAGCTATTACACAGCCAAACAACTatcaaatatacacaaaataatattaaaataatatttgggtgGAGGGGTGTTATTGGGTTATtgttccttttttttccttatttataaatttaaaaaaaatgtgaaaTGACCCGGGCAAACTGGTAACAAGGGCAAAACAACATCATAAAATATGTtagaaaaatataacattataatttatataatataatactattacGGAATCAGTATAAAGATGCCGGGAGGAGGTGGGGGATGATTGTgtgcaaacaaatataatacatgtatatcctaccagtaatttaaaaaaaaaaaaaagccacaaTAACACCCCCACtatccaaatattattttaaaatttaaaatgttatctgcatggtacacatgtatgtaaggttatatggttaaggacaacacagataatgagagaggaaacctgcttccaccacacaatgggctattctttctgaTGGGCAGCAAGCAATATTTTTtatgcaaaataataatatgagtgATAGCGATAGTGTGCCtttaagcaaaaagaaaaaaaacatttcattgtgttattaatattttatactttaGCATTACCTAAACTATATTCTAACAGCATCTACAggaaaaaaatagtaaaataaaaatccaGTAGGACTTAAGTTACATGTTTTATAATCTTCTGTCACAGAATATATGCAgtctgtaaacaaaaacaaacaaacactgacGGTCGACTTTGAAGTGTCATTTGTCTTATCTCATAGCAACAATCCgtcttttgttttacaatatcttGTCACTTGAAAAGTTTCCTTCTTCTGTGGTATTGAGGAACACAAAAACACGAAGAAGGCATTATTTATAgaactttttacaaaatgttatagaCGCAAATTCGTTTACTCCCTTGTTTTTCATAGTGTCACGTGGGACCCTGTTGTTGCGTAACGCCACCTACTGAGGAGTTGGCGCACCTCGAACGCCCCTTCCAGCGTGTCCCGGTTACTTCAGAGATGGCCGATggccacagttgtttgtgaatcttcaacTGAAATTTATTCATGCCAGTctctggcatcataaatgtccccacctatgctttaaaaataaagaacgATGCAGGTAAACATTAAGatgatgaaattgcgttttgttatactataggagatgaatctagcgaacTGTGAcacaccctgattgttttggttttcttgcatggaatttttttttattttttttttttataattttgtttttcaaaagctgcaatctcgcctcacattaattatcatgatttcgtttaaacatacaaactcacttgcagttttaatgaattgtgtgtaaCAGTAACACAGATAGATAATAGATACTAGAAACATATGTGTATAGtacgtcccacggggaacgcatttttttcatactatggaatttactacaagttatttattactGAGCTGctttttttctaaattacacacacaaatagtatatttttgttatttacaaacaacttttatttttatttttacgtcaagtcaaacttaaattatttacaaaaaacaacaaaacattttgtgtaggaggatgggatggactatatgtaattccttttttgttttgcttttttccAGTGCATTTATGGGGACGCATGACCCAACCCCTCCCCTAAAACCACCACTAGGCAGTCTAGACTTCCTCTACATAAGTTCCTACTGTACTGTAGGATAGATTGTTTCAGATGATATACTGTAGGATATATTGTTTCAGATGATATACTGTGGGATAGATTGTTTCAGATGATGTACTGTAGGATATATTGTTTCAGATGATATACTGTGGGATAGATTGTTTCAGATGATATACTGTAGGATATATTGTTTCAGATGATATACTGTGGGATAGATTGTTTCAGATGATATACTGTAGGATATATTGTTTCAGATGATATACTGTGGGATATATTGTTTCAGATGATATACTGTGGGATAGATTGTGTCAGATGATGTACTGTGTGATAGATTGTTTCAGAATATGTACTGTGGGATATATTGTTTCAGATGATGTGCTGTGGGATAGATTGTTTCAGATGATGTACTGTGGGTTACATTGTTTCAGATGATGTACTGTGGGATATATTGTTTCAGATGATGTACTGTGGGATATACTGTTTCAGATGATGTTCTGTGGGATAGATTGTTTCAGAATATGTACTGTGTGATAGATTGTTTCAGATGATGTAATGTGGGATAGTTTGTTTCAGATGATGTACTGTGCGATAGATTGTTTCAGAATATGTACTGTGGGATAGATTGTGTCAGATGATGTACTGTGGGATAGATTGTTTCAGATGATGTACTGTGGGATAGATTGTTTCAGATGATGTACTGTGGGATATATTGTTTCAGATGATGTAATGTGGGATAGTTTGTTTCAGATGATGTACTGTGCGATAGGTTTTTTCAGAATATGTACTGTGGGATAGATTGTGTCAGATGATATACTGTGGGATAAATTGTTTCAGATGATATGCTGTGGGATAGATTGTTTCAGATGATGTACTGTGGGATATACTGTTTCAGATGATGTTCTGTGCGATAGATTGTTTCAGAATATGTACTGTGTGATAGATTGTTTCAGATGATGTATTGTGGGATAGATTGTTTCAGATGATGTAATGTGGGATAGTTTGTTTCAGATGATGTACTGTGGGATAGATTGTTTCAGATGATGTACTGTGGGATAGATTGTTTCAGATGATGTACTGTGGGATAGACTGTTTCAGATGATGTACTGTGGGATAGATTGTTTCAGCTGATGTACTGTTGGATAGATTGTTTCAGATGATGTACTGTGGGATATATTGTTTCAGATGATGTACTGTAGGATAGATTGTTTCAGATGATGTACTGTGGGATATATTGTTTCAGAATTTACGTTAGTCTGGCGGGTTACCagactttaaatttaaagtctACACTTTGGTATTCATATACAAACGGATCAGTATTATAGCATTATTTTGGTGAGTTATAAAAAGAATTGGCGATGCATTTAATgttgtgttaaattatattttacaaatcaaTAGTAATTTTCAACTTTTCTTCTTTATCAATGTATTGTTCCAAATAGGATGTTGTACAAATTATAATGGCACCAATTTgtctaataaaaacaaaagtaaagtttgttttatttaacgacgccactagagcacattgatttttttatcttatcatcggccattggacgtcaaacatatggtcattctgacactgtttttagaggaaacccgctgtcgccgcataggctactctttttacgacaggcagcaagggatcttttatttgcgcttctcacaggcaggatagcacaaaccatggcctttgttgaaccagttatggatcactggtcggtgcaagtggtttacacctacccattgagccttgcggaacactcactcagggtttggagtcggtgtctggattaaaaatcccatgcctcgactgggatccgaacccagtacctaccagcctgtagaccgatggtctgccacgacgccaccgaggccggtcaataaAAACAACGTCATTTTCATCTGAAGTTAAGACATTAAGACATTAACGAAAACGTAACGCATAAGGCAAAGTGACAGCATAGTGGGCGAGTGCTCGGAATTTCGTGATTGTGTTAAATTGTGTTTGTTAATGACAGCGTATGTCAATCGTCCAATTTATCATGAAAATTTACCCCTGGAAAATGAGGTTTTATGCTAGTTGTATTAGAATTTGCAATTTATGCAAGTCAAACAACAGTGGTGCAACCTAGACTGTGCCTTATTAGGTTCACTGTATTGCTTTTGCTAGGGATGCGTTGGGTGGAATATATTTTGGGATGAGTAGTCGATATTTCAGCTTCAGTGATATGTAgcgttcttctttttttttcttttttttccacaaGGTTATTCAGCGACGGACGGACGGATCAGAAGAGTTCTACAGAACTTGGAATGAATACAAAGACGGATTTGGAAATTTGACCAATGAGTTCTGGCTAGGTAATTGACACCACATTGTCTTATTTCACAAGCTCGTAAATATTTCTGATCAATGAAGATACAACAGCTACATATGTTCCACTAATAAAAGTGCTATGCCTCGGTCTAGGCTCAACAGAcagaacaaacacaaaatcTAAACAAAGACGTTATTCGTTATCCAGACTGTATTTGTGTACAGTGCAGAGTCCAATGTGTCAGctactcccgaggagatcctacGAATCCCTAGAAAATTATTCTGaatcatttgttttatatctatTTACGCTGGGTTAGCGGAGTCATTAAGAACTCGAGTGCCTCGTAGCTACTATATTAGCAGAGTCATTGAGAACCTGAGCGCCTTGTAGCTACTAGGTTAGCAGAGCCATTCAGAACCCGAGCGTCCCGTAGCTACTATATTAGCAGAGTCATTGAGAACCTGAGCGCCTCGTAGCTACTAGGTTAGCAGAGTCACTGAGAACCAGAGCGCCTCGTAGCTACTATACTAGCAGAGTCATTGAGAACCTGAGAGCCTCGTACCTACTAGGTTAGCAGAGCCATTCAGAACCCGAGCGCCTCGTAGCTACTAGGTTGGCAAAGTCATTCAGAACCCGACCGCCCCGTAGCAACTATATTAGCAGAGTCATTGAGAACCTGAGCGCCTTGTAGCTACTAGGTTAGCAGAGCCATTTAGAACCCCAGCGCCTCGTAGCTACTAGGTTAGAAGAGTCATTCAGAACCCGAGCGCCCCGTAGCTACTATATTAGCAGTCATTGAGAACCTGAGCGCCTCGTAGCTACTAGGTTAGCAGAGTCATTGAGAACCAGAGCGCCTCGTAGCTACTATACTAGCAGAGTCATTGAGAACCTGAGAGCCTCGTAGCTACTAGGTTGGCAAAGTCGTTCAGAACCCGAGCGCCCCGTAGCTACTACATTAGCAGAACCATTGATAATCTGAGCGCCTTGTAGCTACTAGGTTAGCAGTCACTGAGAACCCGAGCGCCTCGTAGCTACTAGGTTAGCAGCGTCATTCAGAACCCGAGCATCTTGTAGCTACTAGGTTAGCAGCGTCATTCAGAACTCGAGCGTCTCGTAGCTATTAAGTTAGCAGCGTCATTCAGAACCCGAGCGTCTCGTAGCTACTAGGTTAGCAGAGTAATTGATAATCAGAGCGCCTCGTAGCTACTAACTTAGCAGAGTTATTGAGAATCTGAGCGCCTCGTAGCTACTGTGTTAGCAGAGTGATTGAGAATCTGAGCGCCTTGTAGCTACTGTGTTAGCAGAGTAATTGAGAATCTGAGCGTCTTGTAGCTATTAGCTTAGCAGCGTCATTCAGAACCCGAGCATCTCGTAGCTAATAGGTTAGCAGAGTCATTGATAATCTGAGCGCCTCGTAACTACTGTGTTAGCAGAGTCATTGAGAATCTGAGCGCCTCGTAGCTACTAGGGTAGCAGAGTCATTCAGAACCCGAGGATTTTGTAGCTGCTAGGTTAGTAGAGTGATACCCTACCCCCATCTAAGCCCTAACTATCAACagtgttaaatgttttacatccattaACTGATTCCTAATAAATccgtgtgctctagtggtatcgttaaacaaaataaactttaaacttgaTATAAAGCAACTTCAATTGTGATTTGACTTAACGATTTGATAGTGAATGCAATCGATGGTCAGCTGACCTATAgactaatattattacaaagcGGTCTATTTTTAAACACATAGACACTAAAGAAAATCTATTTATAGCcacattgtaaatgtctgtctgtgtagAAATTCCTTACACATCGCCAGTTACTATGAGTTTACTAAATGACATAATTGTGGTACATGACGTCATCTTTCCCGGTCCTAGCGATGTGTATTCGCATGTCTCTTGAATTATGTTGGAATTAATTgtcatattttacattattcGTAGGTgggttataaataaaatagcacTCTTGTTTTCTCCTGATAACATAGCAAGTTAACCTGTTTCCTAGAAATAATATCAAgtcaaaacatattttcttattttatatttcCTTGATAGGCAACTCACAAATCCATCGTATAACCAGTCAGGGTCTTTACGATCTGAGAATTGACTTGGAAGGCTTTGAAGGAAACAACAGGTTCGCGCTGTATAAGAACTTCTCCGTGGCTTCAGAACAAGATTTCTTCAGACTGAGTCTGGGCGAGTACAGCGGGAACGCAGGTACGTTTGGGATGTGACACAGGCAGGCCTTTTTCTCAACCTGTGTCTAGCTGAGCACTTAAAAGTTTGTCTCTTatgttactaataaaaatatccTAATCAAAGGCGACAGAACTTCTGGATTTCTGGTTGGTCTCGCGAGCACTTAAGAGTTTGTCtcttattttacaaaaacatatcCTAATCAAAGGCAACAGCCCTTCTGGATGTCTGGTTGGTCTCGAGAGGAGTTTTCAATAGTTACAGTTCTGTAATCAAAGGTAATGAAGTCTTGTTTAATACCATTCCATCTAATTTTAATGTATGGCCAgtacatatatatcataataatattaaccaCAACATTAACAGTGTAACTTTATCTAACAGGAGAGTGCATACTCTACAAAATTGAAAGTCTGATATCTGATAagtgtcaaacaaaaacataaatataaggCTAGTTGTACATTTAAAGAACAGAATTTTAAACTCATTTCTGTTGTTCTTTGGTATACCATTGTTATGAGATTTGTTTGTCACTTTCATTCATGAGAAATAATCCAGTAGACAACCCCAACACAATGAACAGATTAAATCCCACAGGTGATATCTCGCCTCATTCTTGCCGCGTGGTGCAAACTGCCTCCACAAAAGTATACGCAATTTCACAATGTGGTTTCGTCATTCATGTCTCGATGGTGGgagggggatctagctcaatcgATAGACTAGGTCACTGAATCGATTGACTCTTCCTCTATTTCCCCGTCCTTACCAATGGCCGAGTACTGGTATATGAAACGCCATGTGTGGGAAATGCTGCTAATGTAGAAATATAGCCAGTTTTGTCTAAAATTAcatttcataattataaaatggtttcacatccagtagcgaCTGATGCTTAGTAAATAACTGTACTTCAACGGTGTCACTAGGCAGAACAAACCTTTAACGTGCATGTTTCATACGCTTCAAGACTAGAGCATTCATTCGATCTATTTTGATTCCAGGTGATGGTCTTGGTCATCACAGGGGTGCGCTGTTCTCTGCCAAAGACAAGGATCTCGATTCAAATTCGTACGTTTGTGCACAGAGGTCCAAAGGGTCCTGGTGGTACACACAAATCTGTCATAAATCAAACCTTAACGGTCAGTACTTGAGAGGAACCCACTCTTCATTCGGAGACGGAGTGAACTGGAAGTCCTGGCTAGGTAATTATTACTCTCTGAAGAGAACCGTGATGAAGATCAGACCCATGCAGTTCTGATATGAACACCATTCTGCCGATCAGACCCATGCAGTTCTGATATGACCACCATTCTGCCGATCAGACGCATGACattctgaaatgaacaccattCTGCTGATTAGACTTATCATATTCTGAATTAATAATCATTCAGTTGTTCAGAAACATGAACCATGAATTAGTCACCATCagaattaaagtgacagacgcTAGATTTAAAgattaagacatatttttcactattatagcTGGTTTGTGATCATTCAAATCATACAGTAcgtacattttattgtttagataattaACTGTCTTACTGGTGTTTTTCAATGTCACAAAATGTagttttagtattttttaaaaccacatttacatttgaaaactaacGATTATGGAGTCTATGTTTAAGTATATGCCACCGTGTAGGAGTGACAGACTCTTGACTCACtggttgtaacgttatccagatgtgttacaggtgtctaggttaactaaacttagtttccgttttcacgggttaaaacaGCTGAGTCTGTGCATTTAAAGAATAGGTGCGACTCTGAAATTGAGGAATATTCACTTGAAggtttgaacaaaacaaaaaatggagaaaagaaaaataat of the Gigantopelta aegis isolate Gae_Host chromosome 12, Gae_host_genome, whole genome shotgun sequence genome contains:
- the LOC121386146 gene encoding fibrinogen C domain-containing protein 1-like, giving the protein MIGLSLGNNCDVSFRQYRLSPLYTNLKPVEIPTKELNVGSVEECVTACYNDVMCTGFLFSGDHGVCSVYRKIFHTMTFVNKMGTQAYERLNSFPSDCYDVMKNGYATSSVYTVQPTDNGSAIDVYCELSLDDGWLVIQRRTDGSEEFYRTWNEYKDGFGNLTNEFWLGNSQIHRITSQGLYDLRIDLEGFEGNNRFALYKNFSVASEQDFFRLSLGEYSGNAGDGLGHHRGALFSAKDKDLDSNSYVCAQRSKGSWWYTQICHKSNLNGQYLRGTHSSFGDGVNWKSWLGNYYSLKRTVMKIRPMQF